A single genomic interval of Penicillium psychrofluorescens genome assembly, chromosome: 2 harbors:
- a CDS encoding uncharacterized protein (ID:PFLUO_003175-T1.cds;~source:funannotate) yields MSATTPHGRLQGKNAIVTGAGGGIGLETSILFAREGANVLMADISPPALEKAVAKVKELVPSAGRIESTKCDVSKESDVQAMVEMQDSWGGMDVIFNNAGIMHADDADAVDTPEKIWDLTHNINVKGVWFGCKHAVQSLRRHKKARGSIINTASVVALVGSATPQLAYTASKGAVLAMTRELAIVHAREGFRFNALCPAPLNTPLLQDWLGDDQPKRLRREVHFPTGRFGEAIEQAHAVVFLASDESSFVNGTDFVVDGGMTRAYVTPEGPAAPAPQNLGR; encoded by the exons ATGTCAGCTACTACTCCCCATGGTCGTCTTCAAGGCAAGAATGCCATCGTCACCGGTGCAGGAGG cggcatcggcctcgaAACAAGCATCCTCTTCGCCCGCGAAGGCGCCAACGTCCTGATGGCCGACATATCCCCACCAGCACTCGAAAAAGCGGTCGCGAAGGTGAAGGAGCTCGTCCCAAGCGCAGGTCGCATCGAGTCGACCAAGTGCGACGTGTCGAAAGAATCCGACGTGCAGGCCATGGTCGAGATGCAGGATAGCTGGGGCGGCATGGACGTGATCTTCAACAACGCCGGGATCATGCATGCCGACGACGCCGATGCCGTGGACACCCCcgagaagatctgggatCTGACGCATAATATCAACGTCAAGGGCGTGTGGTTCGGTTGCAAACATGCTGTGCAAAGTCTGCGTCGGCACAAGAAGGCCAGAGGGAGTATTATCAACACGGCAAGTGTTGTTGCCCTGGTGGGCAGTGCGACGCCTCAGTTGGCCTATACGGCTAGTAAGGGCGCTGTGCTGGCTATGACGAGGGAGTTGGCCATTGTTCATGCGCGCGAGGGATTCAGATTCAATGCGCTGTGCCCGGCGCCGCTCAA CACCCCCCTCCTGCAGGACTGGCTCGGCGACGACCAGCCCAAGCGTTTGCGACGCGAAGTGCACTTCCCGACCGGTCGGTTcggcgaggccattgagCAGGCGCACGCTGTTGTGTTCTTGGCCAGCGACGAGAGTAGCTTTGTCAATGGAACGGACTTTGTCGTGGATGGCGGGATGACCAGG GCGTATGTGACTCCGGAGGGCCCGGCAGCTCCTGCGCCACAGAATCTGGGCCGTTAA
- a CDS encoding uncharacterized protein (ID:PFLUO_003181-T1.cds;~source:funannotate) gives MVLSLAATTTAMNCPNGWGTAADKCCPGALLADSTGKYCCVHGDNINTNIFKPRSGTPAQSTAGSGSGSGSGPGCYTKIPLTASDYSALASSASSALAVGSTNSPSTNEATPTSSGAAATTTNAAVPIAVAQEMMLGGAAVVAGLLVL, from the coding sequence atGGTCCTCTCCCTCGCGGCCACTACAACGGCAATGAATTGCCCTAATGGCTGGGGCACAGCGGCCGACAAATGTTGCCCCGGCGCCTTGCTGGCTGACAGTACCGGGAAATATTGCTGCGTTCATGGCGACAatatcaacaccaacatctTCAAACCCAGAAGTGGTACACCAGCGCAGAGTACGGCAGGCTCAGGTTCAGGCTCAGGTTCAGGCCCAGGTTGCTACACAAAGATTCCCTTGACCGCGAGCGATTATTCCGCACTGGCCTCTTCGGCATCATCGGCGCTTGCAGTAGGTTCCACCAACTCCCCTTCAACCAACGAAGCGACTCCTACAAGCTCGGGTGCTGCAGCTACCACCACCAATGCCGCCGTGCCGATTGCCGTAGCTCAAGAAATGATGCTCGGTGGTGCCGCAGTCGTTGCCGGTCTTCTCGTGCTGTGA
- a CDS encoding uncharacterized protein (ID:PFLUO_003182-T1.cds;~source:funannotate), giving the protein MASASVPPAAQPNSTIASLDTLDHDILIATQQKYQSEREKRHRPEGTAQYIDLSSVAGGPASSAERSDVHHNPLLHQEHHRVLIVGAGFGGLLYAVRLLQTGFCSANEIIMIDQAGGFGGTWYWNQYPGLHCDTESYIYMPLLEETGHIPTKKYVPGSELRAYAERIASEWGLTSRAVFNTTVDEMSWDDGNKHWVVSAAPIAAAQKPVTLHSDFVIHAMGIFNVPKIPKLPGIESYGGHIFHTSRWDYEYTGGTQENPIMDRLHDKRVGIVGTGATAIQAIPHVAQWAKELFVFQRTPSSVDHRDNKPTVPAWWAENIQTHGPGWQKKRMENFNAFVSNASPLPETNLVNDEWTSFPSFSILIGGPSGVQPDYLEQMQRVDFTRQEYIRKRVDDTITDKAAADLLKPWYAGWCKRPCFSENFLETFNRPNVTLVDTLGRGIEGMTPGGVLVGGKEIKLDAMIFSTGYALGNSAERGFMKVLGRGGKTMQQKWASGPATLHGVITHDFPNLFISGPSQAGASPNHMYVLDQLASHVAYIISQSAARLNARDAKFTVEPSSEAEESWAMQILMNARALAGVADCTPSYYNREGHKLKDHEKMVAGKFAIWGEGVGSYAKRIEDWRSSGTLEGLVFNGDEGA; this is encoded by the coding sequence ATGGCCTCCGCTTCCGTGCCACCTGCAGCCCAGCCAAATAGCACCATCGCCAGTCTGGACACGCTTGACCATGACATTCTAATAGCGACGCAGCAGAAATACCAGTCTGAGCGGGAGAAGCGCCATCGCCCCGAAGGTACTGCGCAGTACATTGATCTGAGCAGCGTTGCAGGAGGACCAGCCAGTTCCGCCGAAAGGTCAGATGTTCACCACAATCCCCTTCTCCATCAGGAACACCATCGGGTTCTCATTGTCGGCGCTGGATTTGGAGGCCTGTTGTATGCAGTGCGCCTTCTCCAGACTGGCTTCTGCTCTGCGAATGAAATCATCATGATCGACCAGGCCGGCGGTTTTGGGGGCACTTGGTATTGGAACCAGTACCCAGGATTGCATTGTGATACCGAAAGCTACATATACATGCCCCTGCTAGAAGAGACGGGTCACATACCGACGAAGAAGTATGTACCCGGGTCGGAATTGCGGGCCTATGCAGAGCGCATTGCTAGCGAGTGGGGGCTGACCTCTCGGGCTGTTTTCAACACCACGGTCGATGAGATGAGCTGGGATGACGGAAATAAGCATTGGGTGGTCTCAGCTGCTCCCATCGCGGCAGCTCAGAAACCAGTCACATTGCACTCAGATTTCGTCATCCATGCCATGGGCATTTTCAACGTTCCCAAGATACCCAAGCTACCTGGAATTGAGAGCTATGGCGGTCACATCTTCCACACTTCTCGCTGGGATTATGAGTACACTGGAGGAACGCAGGAGAATCCCATAATGGACCGATTGCACGACAAGCGAGTTGGGATCGTCGGAACGGGCGCAACTGCAATCCAAGCTATCCCGCATGTTGCTCAATGGGCCAAAGAACTGTTTGTCTTCCAGCGTACGCCGTCATCTGTGGATCATCGCGACAATAAACCGACTGTCCCAGCTTGGTGGGCCGAGAATATCCAGACGCATGGTCCGGGATGGCAGAAGAAACGCATGGAGAACTTCAACGCATTCGTGAGCAACGCATCCCCCCTCCCGGAAACAAACCTGGTGAACGACGAATGGACATCCTTCCCGTCGTTCAGTATCTTGATCGGCGGCCCCTCCGGCGTACAACCAGACTACCTGGAGCAAATGCAGCGCGTGGACTTCACCAGGCAGGAATACATTCGCAAGCGCGTTGACGACACAATCACCGACAAAGCCGCAGCAGACCTCCTGAAACCATGGTACGCGGGCTGGTGCAAGCGACCCTGCTTCAGTGAGAACTTTCTTGAGACATTCAATCGACCCAATGTCACGCTGGTCGATACCCTGGGCCGTGGAATCGAGGGCATGACACCAGGGGGAGTCCTTGTCGGTGGCAAAGAGATCAAACTCGACGCCATGATCTTCAGCACAGGCTATGCCCTCGGCAACAGCGCAGAGAGAGGCTTCATGAAGGTCCTCGGCCGGGGCGGCAAGACCATGCAACAGAAATGGGCATCCGGACCTGCTACCCTGCACGGAGTGATCACGCACGATTTCCCCAATTTGTTCATCTCAGGTCCTTCTCAGGCTGGCGCTTCCCCCAATCACATGTATGTTCTCGATCAACTGGCGAGCCATGTTGCCTACATCATATCGCAGTCAGCGGCCAGATTGAACGCTCGTGATGCCAAATTCACCGTCGAACCAAGCTCGGAAGCCGAGGAGAGCTGGGCCATGCAGATTCTCATGAATGCGCGGGCCCTCGCCGGTGTCGCGGACTGTACGCCCAGTTACTATAACCGGGAGGGACACAAGCTGAAGGACCatgagaagatggtggcTGGGAAATTCGCTATCTGGGGAGAAGGCGTTGGGAGTTATGCAAAGAGGATTGAGGACTGGCGCAGCAGCGGGACGCTTGAGGGGCTGGTGTTTAATGGTGATGAGGGTGCGTGA
- a CDS encoding uncharacterized protein (ID:PFLUO_003179-T1.cds;~source:funannotate), which produces MKDISQDDDAQLASMGHRPELKRRFSTWSMLGLAFAVLNSWTALSASLSISLDSGGSTSVVWGLITAGFCNLCIAASLAEFLSAYPTAGGQYHWVAGDQYVHPLDFEYTGPNGTVAWPKWVPILSWITGWINVAGWVALVATNSLLSSQLIVGCISLMHQDYVAKRWHQFLIYIGLTVGAFVINAFGNAILPLLYRGAFTWSIGGFAIVSITVLACASPDFNSAYFVFCDFVNKTGWPDGVAWLLGLLQGGLGVTAFDAVAHMIEEVPGAATEGPKIMVACVAIGTFTGSIFLICLLFVAGPMHQVTTAAAGPLLQILYDATQNRAGAICLLMLPLVCMIYAILSVMTTSSRMIFAFARDGGLPASRFFATVHPTLKLPLNALMLSVVVVICFGCIFMGSSSAFNAIISASVVALDLSYGIPIAVNVLQGRKALPPGKWKLPNAVGWMVDIVALSYISLTTVLFVFPPDRKLTGSNMNYCIAAFAVIIMISVFQWIVDGRKNFTGPRLELATEALDTLPAESKVGHTPGNEMDEKK; this is translated from the exons ATGAAGGATATCAGCCAAGATGACGACGCCCAACTGGCCTCTATGGGCCATCGCCCGGAGCTAAAGCGGCGTTTTTCGACCTG GTCGATGCTGGGATTGGCGTTCGCCGTGCTGAAT TCGTGGACGGCGCTGTCGGCAAGTTTGTCCATCAGTTTGGACTCCGGGGGCAGTACCAGCGTGGTGTGGG GTCTGATTACCGCGGGATTCTGTAATCTCTGCATTGCGGCTTCGTTGGCTGAGTTTCTCTCTGCGTATCCAAC TGCGGGCGGACAGTATCACTGGGTTGCAGGTGA TCAGTATGTTCATCCTCTCGACTTCGAATACACAGGTCCTAACGGAACAGTCGCGTGGCCAAAATGGGTGCCCATCCTCTCATGGATCACGGGCTGGATCAACGTGGCGGGCTGG GTTGCCCTCGTGGCTACCAACTCGCTGCTTTCGAGCCAACTCATCGTGGGATGTATTTCCTTGATGCACCAG GACTATGTAGCGAAAAGATGGCATCAGTTCCTCATTTATATCGGATTAACGGTAGGCGCTTTTGTCATCAACGCCTTCGGAAATGCGATCCTACCACTCTTGTATCGTGGAGCCT TTACATGGTCCATTGGCGGGTTCGCGATTGTCTCTATCACGGTCCTTGCTTGTGCCTCCCCTGACTTCAATTCGGCATA TTTTGTGTTCTGTGATTTTGTGAATAAAACTGGTT GGCCGGATGGCGTTGCATGGCTACTCGGA CTGCTCCAAGGCGGCCTCGGCGTGACTGCATTC GATGCCGTCGCACACATGATTGAAGAAGTCCCAGGAGCTGCAACCGAAGGACCCAAGATTATGGTCGCTTGTGTGGCTATCGGTACTTTCACCGGCTCAATCTTCTTGATTTGTCTGCTGTTTGTAGCAGGACCTATGCATCAAGTCACGACTGCAGCCGCGGGGCCACTTTTGCAGATTCTCTACGATGCAACCCAAAATCGCGCGGGTGCGATCTGTCTTTTGAT GCTCCCTCTCGTCTGCATGATCTATGCTATTCTCAGCGTCATGACTACCAGCAGCCGAATGATTTTTGCATTTGCACG TGACGGTGGTCTTCCTGCATCTCGATTCTTTGCCACTGTCCACCCAACACTGAAGCTGCCGCTGAATGCACTAATGCTGAGCGTTGTGGTGGTCATCTGCTTCGGCTGCATCTTCATGGGCTCCTCAAG TGCTttcaacgccatcatctccgcgTCCGTCGTTGCCCTCGACCTCTCCTACGGAATCCCCATCGCAGTTAACGTTCTGCAGGGCCGTAAAGCCCTTCCGCCAGGGAAGTGGAAGCTTCCCAATGCAGTTGGCTGGATGGTTGATATT GTTGCCTTGTCGTATATTTCCCTGACAACCGTGTTGTTTGTCTTCCCTCCTGATCGGAAACTCACGGGGAGTAATATGA ATTATTGTATTGCTGCGttcgccgtcatcatcatgatctccgTGTTCCAGTGGATTGTGGACGGACGGAAGAATTTCACGGGACCTCGTCTTGAATTGGCAACCGAGGCACTGGATACCTTGCCCGCTGAGTCCAAGGTTGGACATACACCCGGGAACGAaatggatgagaagaagtaA
- a CDS encoding uncharacterized protein (ID:PFLUO_003177-T1.cds;~source:funannotate), which yields MRPFVYLSVLLLSTLGALAHHGTGEEWPAQQFETGTWTPPYLMVGKLGEVNPGNIFINVRNALEDGGTAPTIYDNDGEMIWQGVQRKTMDFKMQKLFGKDVITYWDGETGVLGYGYGSVHVLDASYKEIYTVTLQDNFVTPDGKKRDTYVDVHEHLITPKGTMIVSAINITQVDTSMRPEGHPGTWIIDCLFYEVDIKTNEILFSWAATENQDILPLGASKFPMWGSGFSQESPWDCYHMNSIQYANHGYVVSIRYYWYALYLHHDGTKRWILSGGNRDEGDIPNDAHFAWQHDIRVYNETDDSMVLTAFNNDVLNEGPPSESTGVAINVDLKNMTGVTFRQANSHFSDPSFARTQGSFQLLDYNTTGHMLMSYGSTCKWKEYNGDGKVVMTGQFGYVGHAQAYRTFKFPWHAIPHYPPTGVAKRISEYTTDVLVYMSWNGCTEHDNWNIYSVPTAHSTIEDGTLLHNHAKKGFETHADLRDPNTKHLIVEALQGTKSLGVSRVVEIPPISQDTETPDDEWKA from the exons ATGCGTCCTTTCGTGTATTTATCAGTACTACTACTGTCCACTCTCGGGGCCCTTGCCCATCACGGCACAGGAGAAGAATGGCCAGCTCAACAATTCGAGACAGGAACATGGACACCTCCTTACCTGATGGTTGGCAAGCTTGGGGAAGTCAACCCAGGCAACATCTTTATTAACGTCCGAAATGCGCTCGAGGACGGGGGCACCGCCCCGACCATCTACGACAACGACGGCGAGATGATCTGGCAAGGCGTCCAAAGGAAAACCATGGACTTTAAGatgcagaagctctttgGCAAGGACGTCATTACTTACTGGGACGGCGAGACGGGCGTCCTTGGCTATGGCTATGGCTCCGTCCACGTCCTCGATGCCTCCTACAAGGAGATCTACACCGTTACTCTGCAGGATAACTTCGTTACTCCCGACGGAAAAAAGCGAGACACCTATGTCGATGTCCACGAACATCTCATCACTCCTAAAGGAACGATGATTGTCTCTgccatcaacatcacccaAGTCGACACTAGTATGCGGCCCGAAGGCCACCCGGGCACCTGGATTATCGACTGCCTTTTCTATGAAGTCGACATCAAAACCAACGAGATCCTGTTCTCATGGGCTGCTACCGAGAACCAAGATATCCTGCCTCTGGGAGCATCCAAGTTCCCCATGTGGGGGTCTGGCTTCTCGCAGGAGTCGCCGTGGGATTGCTACCACATGAACTCCATCCAGTACGCCAACCACGGCTATGTCGTCTCCATTCGCTACTACTGGTATGCGTTGTATCTGCACCACGATGGAACCAAGCGCTGGATTCTCTCG GGCGGCAACCGCGACGAGGGCGACATCCCCAACGATGCCCATTTCGCCTGGCAACACGATATCCGCGTCTACAATGAAACAGACGACAGCATGGTCCTGACGGCCTTCAACAACGACGTGCTAAACGAAGGCCCACCCAGCGAGTCCACCGGCGTCGCCATCAACGTCGACCTAAAGAACATGACCGGCGTCACCTTCCGCCAGGCCAACTCGCACTTCTCGGACCCATCCTTCGCACGCACCCAGGGCAGCTTTCAGCTTCTGGACTACAACACCACCGGCCACATGCTGATGAGCTACGGTTCTACCTGCAAATGGAAGGAGTATAACGGCGACGGCAAGGTCGTGATGACGGGTCAGTTTGGCTATGTGGGCCACGCCCAGGCATATCGCACGTTCAAGTTCCCCTGGCATGCAATCCCGCATTACCCTCCCACCGGTGTCGCCAAGCGTATTTCCGAATACACGACTGATGTGTTAGTGTATATGAGCTGGAATGGGTGCACCGAACACGATAACTGGAATATCTACTCCGTGCCCACGGCACACTCTACTATTGAGGATGGTACTCTGCTCCACAACCATGCCAAGAAGGGCTTCGAGACTCATGCCGATCTGCGTGATCCTAATACCAAACACCTCATTGTTGAGGCATTGCAGGGCACGAAGTCCCTCGGTGTTTCGCGTGTCGTTGAGATCCCGCCTATATCCCAAGATACTGAGACCCCGGACGATGAGTGGAAGGCGTGA
- a CDS encoding uncharacterized protein (ID:PFLUO_003176-T1.cds;~source:funannotate): MCLYIATIATIGLGFGAYDYYLSALSRREQRTREEEMRFARNQQLMDAYGDKESLRDVQQALDAYEVR, from the exons atGTGCCT GTATATTGCTACCATCGCCACAATTGGACTTG GGTTCGGCGCATACGATTACTACCTCTCCGCATTATCTCGCCGAGAGCAGCGAACTCGCGAAGAAGAGATGCGCTTCGCCCGGAATCAGCAGCTCATGGATGCGTATGGGGATAAGGAGTCGTTGCGTGATGTGCAGCAGGCACTGGATGCTTATGAGGTGCGATGA
- a CDS encoding uncharacterized protein (ID:PFLUO_003178-T1.cds;~source:funannotate), producing MAMGSCAGSSMPVGLHTNPRDDIVTCTKTTLSAPGFLEGSNRIFVTVVANQAWKSERQTDEQTKSQVMDLLRKMYPHKNIPKPTDFMDPQWTPMPWAPESSSNWPPATMLEMHESLRASVERPWLAGEAISAPYSGFSHGAYLEGLGAG from the exons ATGGCTATGGGCAGCTGCGCTGGCTCTTCCATGCCTGTCGGCCTCCATACCAACCCGCGCGACGACATTGTGACCTGCACCAAGACGACG CTCTCCGCACCAGGCTTCCTAGAGGGAAGTAACAGAATCTTCGTAACAGTCGTCGCCAATCAGGCCTGGAAGTCAGAGCGCCAAACCGACGAACAAACCAAGAGCCAGGTAATGGACCTGCTGCGCAAGATGTATCCCCACAAAAACATCCCCAAACCGACGGACTTCATGGACCCGCAGTGGACACCAATGCCCTGGGCGCCCGAGTCGTCCTCGAACTGGCCACCGGCGACAATGCTGGAAATGCACGAGAGCCTGCGCGCGAGCGTGGAGAGACCCTGGTTGGCTGGCGAGGCTATTTCTGCGCCGTATTCTGGTTTCTCACATGGTGCGTACCTTGAGGGGCTTGGTGCCGGATAG
- a CDS encoding uncharacterized protein (ID:PFLUO_003180-T1.cds;~source:funannotate) — MAQPAPTILAAAILAAGYITIKCATPPNPSQNRHSTDRISLIVTLLTSLSPFATVGFIYHALLTIVHSYAPTHIPQLCPGYQNTNDALFTWNAMTASSLAAIFVGGYIRLAAYSGLGRSFTFHLAAPDHLITDGIYHWIQHPSYLGLVFVTAGCGGLLLRWDATPACWVDGEVLAMLDGWGFSVIVGALVLNIAVCAARVRDEEDMMRGQFGKEWEEWHRETKRFVPGIF; from the coding sequence ATGGCACAGCCAGCACCAACAATTCTCGCCGCGGCAATTCTCGCAGCAGGCTACATTACCATCAAATGCGCAACACCCCCAAACCCATCCCAAAACCGCCACAGCACCGACCGCATCAGCCTAATAGTAACGCTATTGACATCATTATCGCCCTTCGCGACCGTGGGTTTTATATACCACGCACTCCTAACAATCGTCCACTCATACGCGCCAACACACATCCCCCAGCTCTGCCCAGGATACCAAAACACCAACGACGCACTGTTCACCTGGAACGCGATGACCGCGTCCTCGCTGGCcgccatcttcgtcggcggATACATACGTCTCGCGGCGTATAGTGGTCTGGGTCGGTCATTTACCTTCCACCTCGCTGCGCCGGATCACCTCATTACAGATGGGATTTATCACTGGATTCAGCATCCCAGCTACCTGGGGCTGGTGTTTGTCACGGCTGGTTGTGGGGGGTTATTGCTGAGATGGGACGCGACACCGGCTtgttgggtggatggggaggtTCTGGCAATGTTGGATGGGTGGGGTTTTTCTGTTATTGTGGGTGCGTTGGTGTTGAATATTGCGGTTTGTGCTGCGAGGGTGagagatgaggaggatatgaTGAGGGGGCAGTTTGGAAAGGAGTGGGAAGAGTGGCATCGTGAGACGAAGAGGTTCGTTCCGGGAATTTTCTGA